One Pararhizobium sp. IMCC3301 DNA segment encodes these proteins:
- a CDS encoding response regulator, protein MSAVLKDIMLVEDDSSIAEIATLTLEDLGGFSVVHCASGFEALTVLQKHRPQLILMDVMMPQMDGRETLRQIREEMKILDLPIIFMSARTQTHERAEYVSLGAAGMIAKPFDPMKLSDTVRQMWHKAVSAGEPSADGITTS, encoded by the coding sequence ATGAGCGCAGTTTTAAAAGATATCATGCTTGTCGAGGACGACAGCAGCATCGCCGAAATCGCCACGCTTACCCTTGAAGATCTGGGTGGATTTAGTGTGGTGCATTGCGCATCAGGATTTGAGGCGCTGACCGTATTGCAGAAACACCGGCCGCAGCTCATTCTGATGGATGTCATGATGCCGCAGATGGATGGACGGGAAACACTCCGTCAGATCCGCGAGGAGATGAAAATTCTCGATCTTCCGATTATATTCATGAGTGCCAGAACCCAGACTCATGAACGGGCAGAATATGTCAGTCTGGGTGCTGCCGGGATGATCGCCAAGCCGTTTGATCCGATGAAACTGTCAGACACTGTGCGCCAGATGTGGCACAAAGCGGTGTCAGCCGGAGAACCGTCGGCTGATGGCATTACGACCAGCTAA
- a CDS encoding CHASE domain-containing protein — MFKNFLNTIEKAGIWWLLVLLVIPAALTYYAWQITDDNIQTSAHAKFSSLTLASESALLHRIDSYQQALLGAKGFLNGSREVTNKNWSAYVDAINITQSYPGINGIGLIDQVSQEKLDDYVVSAEDDRGLPFQVHPKVEADEYFIIRLIEPHGLNEEAVALNIAFEENRRKAAVAARDSGRAVITKRILLVQDAEKTPGFLLLLPSYNRDMSLVTLEQRREAFRGWVYAPFIAKNFLNNLTDSQGETLHLQVYDGEVESQDALIFDSNADEEPGGTAEHQISKKIQIMEQTWLLVWSSTSKFEVQELSNEPFLILAIGALFTGATAVFLIIMTIRGSRELTTRRGLILPAAAFILTISVGAFLSEEFDKKDRNVLIDATVKGARNFRNEIVRNVENRVRSLERMTSQWKEQGGMPDDEWRADAKRYLREQPGLKAVEWVDASYHVRRVEPLAGNERALGLNVRFDDERDRALIGAAESDSITITQPLDLVQGYKGFITYSPLRSGDAFDGFIVGIFDIDELMAIALQYAESREFVVSLSSQGEEFYRSANYKLPGEEAAIYQETIPLYDKQWKLTIFPSEGLIAASASYFPQITLATSIFLAFLIAQLIFATQRSKQKTILVQEKENLLSTFVRHTPAAVAMFDDRVRYIAASDRWYADYGLQGRNVTGQSHYEVFPEIVEQQPHWKTLHKRAIDGEIIKSNEEKILREDGSEEWLRYELHPWSKGNGVRGGLIMFTENITERKRIDKMKDEFIATVNHELRTPLTSIQGALGLLRAKIGNDLDEKAKRLLSLSYENCERLTHLVNDFLDMEKIAAGKTSFHLERTEMNAIVLAIVEQNMSYADRHNVLFETEVSDIPIYCTLDPNRFNQALTNLLSNAAKFSPEGGRVTISVAQQGDDSVRISVQDRGVGIPKAFRAKIYEKFSQADGSSTRTAGGSGLGLSITKAIVEACGGEIEFRSKEGVGTVFSLIFKRVETSQIRNVA, encoded by the coding sequence ATGTTTAAGAATTTTCTGAATACTATCGAAAAAGCCGGCATCTGGTGGCTGCTTGTGCTTTTGGTGATCCCTGCGGCCTTAACCTACTATGCCTGGCAGATTACAGACGATAACATTCAGACATCAGCCCATGCAAAATTTTCCAGCCTCACTCTGGCCAGTGAGAGTGCGCTGCTGCACCGCATCGATTCCTATCAGCAAGCGCTGCTCGGCGCGAAAGGTTTTCTGAATGGGTCCAGAGAGGTTACGAACAAGAACTGGAGTGCTTATGTCGACGCGATCAACATCACGCAAAGTTATCCGGGGATTAATGGAATTGGTCTGATTGATCAGGTCAGTCAGGAAAAGTTGGATGACTATGTCGTTTCAGCGGAAGATGATCGGGGGTTGCCTTTTCAGGTACATCCTAAAGTTGAAGCAGATGAGTATTTCATAATCCGGTTAATCGAGCCGCACGGTCTCAACGAAGAGGCCGTAGCTCTCAATATTGCGTTTGAAGAAAATCGCCGGAAGGCTGCGGTGGCGGCCCGCGATTCCGGGCGCGCTGTCATTACAAAACGGATCCTGCTGGTACAGGATGCAGAAAAGACACCGGGATTCCTGTTATTGTTGCCGAGCTATAATCGTGACATGTCTCTGGTCACCCTGGAACAGAGGCGTGAGGCATTTCGCGGTTGGGTCTATGCACCTTTTATTGCCAAGAACTTTCTCAATAATCTGACAGACAGCCAGGGTGAAACGCTGCATCTGCAGGTCTATGATGGCGAGGTGGAAAGTCAGGATGCGCTGATATTTGACAGCAATGCCGATGAAGAACCCGGGGGCACGGCAGAGCATCAGATAAGCAAGAAAATTCAGATCATGGAGCAGACCTGGCTTCTGGTGTGGTCCAGCACCTCGAAATTTGAAGTGCAGGAATTGAGCAATGAGCCGTTTCTGATCCTGGCAATTGGCGCGTTGTTTACAGGTGCAACTGCGGTCTTTCTGATCATCATGACGATTCGCGGCAGCCGGGAACTGACGACCCGTCGCGGCCTCATATTGCCAGCGGCGGCCTTTATCCTGACCATTTCTGTCGGTGCGTTTCTCTCTGAGGAATTTGACAAAAAAGACAGGAATGTCCTGATTGATGCGACCGTCAAGGGCGCCAGGAACTTTCGAAATGAAATTGTGCGCAATGTGGAGAACCGCGTCCGCTCGCTGGAGCGGATGACCAGCCAATGGAAAGAACAGGGCGGGATGCCGGATGATGAATGGCGCGCGGATGCCAAACGTTATCTGCGAGAGCAGCCGGGTCTGAAAGCCGTGGAATGGGTGGATGCATCCTATCATGTTCGCAGGGTGGAGCCGCTGGCAGGTAATGAGCGCGCCTTGGGTCTCAATGTCAGGTTTGATGATGAACGTGACCGTGCTCTGATCGGTGCGGCGGAAAGCGACAGCATCACGATAACGCAACCATTGGACCTGGTTCAAGGGTATAAGGGGTTCATCACCTATTCCCCCTTGAGGAGTGGTGATGCATTTGACGGATTTATCGTTGGTATTTTCGACATCGATGAGCTTATGGCAATTGCATTGCAATATGCCGAAAGCCGCGAATTCGTTGTCAGCCTGTCATCACAGGGCGAGGAATTCTACCGTTCGGCGAATTACAAACTGCCGGGCGAAGAAGCTGCGATCTATCAGGAAACCATTCCCCTTTATGACAAGCAATGGAAGCTGACGATTTTTCCGTCAGAGGGACTTATAGCTGCGTCAGCCTCCTATTTTCCACAAATCACCCTGGCGACAAGCATCTTTTTGGCATTTTTGATAGCGCAACTTATTTTTGCGACGCAGCGCTCCAAACAGAAAACCATTCTGGTGCAGGAGAAAGAAAACCTGTTGTCGACTTTTGTGCGACATACACCGGCTGCCGTCGCCATGTTTGATGATAGGGTTCGTTATATTGCGGCCAGCGACAGATGGTATGCGGATTACGGGCTGCAGGGCCGCAATGTTACCGGCCAAAGCCATTACGAGGTCTTCCCCGAGATTGTTGAACAACAGCCACACTGGAAAACGCTTCACAAACGGGCCATTGATGGCGAAATCATCAAATCGAATGAAGAGAAAATCCTCCGTGAGGATGGCAGCGAGGAATGGCTGCGTTATGAGTTGCATCCATGGAGCAAAGGCAATGGAGTGAGAGGTGGGTTAATCATGTTCACCGAGAACATTACCGAGCGAAAACGTATAGACAAAATGAAAGACGAATTCATTGCCACGGTAAACCATGAATTGCGCACCCCCCTGACCTCGATCCAGGGAGCCCTTGGTCTGTTGCGCGCCAAGATCGGGAATGATTTGGACGAAAAGGCCAAACGTCTGCTGTCACTGTCCTATGAGAATTGCGAAAGGCTCACTCACTTGGTGAATGATTTTCTCGATATGGAAAAAATTGCCGCCGGGAAAACCTCGTTTCATCTGGAACGGACTGAAATGAACGCGATTGTTCTGGCGATTGTCGAACAGAATATGAGCTACGCTGACCGTCACAACGTTTTATTTGAGACCGAAGTGTCCGACATTCCCATCTATTGCACGCTTGATCCGAACCGCTTCAATCAGGCTTTGACCAATCTGTTGTCCAACGCCGCCAAATTTTCCCCGGAAGGCGGGCGCGTTACAATATCCGTGGCACAGCAAGGCGATGACAGCGTCCGGATTTCAGTTCAAGATCGCGGCGTCGGCATTCCGAAAGCTTTCCGCGCTAAAATATACGAGAAATTTTCCCAGGCGGATGGCTCTTCCACCCGGACCGCCGGTGGCTCCGGTCTTGGGCTCAGCATTACCAAGGCGATTGTAGAAGCCTGTGGTGGTGAAATTGAGTTCAGAAGCAAAGAGGGCGTGGGGACGGTGTTTTCTTTGATTTTCAAGCGTGTCGAAACCAGTCAGATCAGGAATGTCGCATGA
- a CDS encoding DoxX family protein translates to MSRPDPGCSTSGPGRIEVLVGRWLLAGLFFAGAVQKVFDPSTVTALLEGFALPGFLVWPAAIYNLAAAILLASGTYVIPVARSLAIYCIVTSFFHLIPSDGWQMSIFVKNWAIAGGLLALSAAERASLVK, encoded by the coding sequence ATGAGCCGTCCCGATCCCGGCTGCAGCACCAGCGGCCCGGGTCGGATTGAGGTGCTGGTTGGCCGCTGGTTGCTGGCCGGACTGTTTTTCGCAGGTGCCGTGCAGAAAGTCTTTGATCCTTCGACGGTCACTGCACTGCTCGAGGGGTTTGCTTTACCAGGCTTTCTGGTCTGGCCCGCCGCGATCTATAATCTGGCGGCCGCGATTCTGCTGGCATCGGGAACTTATGTCATTCCGGTTGCCCGATCACTGGCGATCTATTGTATCGTCACAAGTTTTTTCCACCTCATACCATCCGACGGATGGCAGATGTCGATATTCGTGAAAAACTGGGCCATTGCTGGAGGCCTTCTTGCTCTGTCCGCCGCCGAACGCGCGAGCTTGGTAAAATGA
- the msrB gene encoding peptide-methionine (R)-S-oxide reductase MsrB, translating into MMKRRDFLKMSAALSLIPATGFAAEGSFEITRTKAEWQAMLTQTEYLVMREDGTEKPNSSPLNLEKRAGIYQCKGCDLSLYDAKTKYDSGTGWPSYYESLPNAVGTRPDNTLFTTRTEVHCRRCGSHLGHIFNDGPKPTGKRHCLNGVSLTFKPKTEA; encoded by the coding sequence ATGATGAAACGCAGAGATTTCCTGAAAATGAGCGCCGCTTTGTCGTTAATCCCGGCAACGGGCTTTGCAGCAGAAGGTTCGTTTGAAATTACCCGGACCAAAGCTGAATGGCAGGCCATGCTGACGCAAACCGAATATCTGGTGATGCGGGAAGACGGCACCGAAAAGCCGAATTCAAGCCCGTTGAATCTGGAAAAACGTGCAGGCATCTATCAATGCAAAGGGTGCGATCTGTCACTCTATGATGCGAAAACCAAATATGACAGCGGAACCGGCTGGCCGAGCTACTATGAATCGCTGCCAAATGCTGTCGGTACCAGACCGGACAATACATTATTCACCACCCGCACCGAAGTGCACTGCCGCAGATGCGGAAGTCATCTGGGCCACATTTTCAACGATGGGCCAAAGCCGACCGGAAAACGTCATTGTCTGAATGGGGTCAGCCTGACCTTCAAACCGAAAACCGAGGCCTGA
- a CDS encoding fasciclin domain-containing protein, producing MTTAVFAANPEVGGAAMFETKNIVENAVNSADHTTLVAAVKAAGLVDTLQSDGPFTVFAPVNAAFEALPAGTVDTLLKPENKATLTKILTAHVVSGNWSAAEIMKKAKASKDGSFNFEAVSGDALSAKVRGGKVYIFDESGNAAEITIADVNQSNGVIHVIDKVLLPK from the coding sequence ATGACAACAGCGGTTTTTGCAGCCAACCCGGAAGTTGGTGGCGCAGCAATGTTCGAAACCAAAAACATTGTTGAAAATGCAGTCAATTCAGCTGACCACACCACATTGGTTGCTGCCGTGAAAGCTGCCGGGCTGGTTGATACGCTGCAAAGTGATGGCCCCTTCACTGTTTTTGCTCCTGTGAACGCTGCCTTTGAGGCGCTTCCCGCAGGCACGGTTGACACACTTCTGAAACCTGAAAACAAGGCAACCCTGACCAAAATCCTGACGGCACATGTCGTTTCCGGTAACTGGTCAGCTGCCGAGATCATGAAGAAGGCAAAAGCGTCCAAGGACGGCTCTTTCAATTTCGAAGCTGTTTCCGGAGATGCGCTGTCGGCTAAAGTGCGCGGAGGCAAGGTCTATATTTTTGACGAAAGCGGCAATGCCGCCGAGATCACGATTGCTGATGTTAACCAGTCAAATGGCGTGATTCACGTGATCGATAAAGTTCTGCTTCCCAAATAA
- a CDS encoding anti-sigma factor domain-containing protein has translation MSDPTEKDENAMQAAEYALRLLEGEELRAARARVLSDPVFAQQVADWQEDMAGLAETVEPVAPSRAIKPALEARLFGKERKQSLWQRAGLWQGVSFASVAVAGFLAFLLVSLPEPQTGTLYVTELAGENDSLRILAVYNDVTNEIQVTRTDGGAASGRTLELWGIAAGENPVSIGVLPETATARLVLPAGLVTALDGLTLAVSDEPPGGSPTGLPTGDVLAVGEISRI, from the coding sequence ATGAGTGATCCGACCGAAAAAGATGAAAATGCCATGCAGGCCGCCGAATACGCGCTCCGTCTTCTGGAAGGCGAAGAGCTGCGCGCCGCGCGTGCGCGGGTGCTGAGCGATCCGGTTTTTGCGCAGCAGGTGGCGGACTGGCAGGAAGATATGGCCGGCCTCGCTGAAACAGTGGAGCCGGTGGCACCATCGCGCGCCATCAAGCCGGCTCTGGAAGCGCGTCTGTTCGGCAAGGAACGCAAACAATCGTTATGGCAACGTGCCGGATTATGGCAGGGAGTCAGTTTCGCCTCCGTGGCGGTCGCCGGGTTCCTGGCATTCCTGCTGGTAAGCCTGCCGGAGCCGCAAACCGGAACCCTATACGTGACCGAACTGGCTGGCGAAAACGACAGTCTGCGTATCCTTGCCGTCTATAATGACGTCACCAATGAAATTCAGGTGACGCGCACGGATGGTGGCGCGGCCAGTGGCAGGACGCTTGAATTGTGGGGCATTGCGGCAGGCGAAAACCCGGTTTCGATCGGTGTTCTGCCAGAAACTGCGACCGCACGGCTGGTGTTGCCGGCAGGTCTTGTGACCGCTCTTGATGGTTTGACACTTGCTGTCAGCGACGAGCCTCCCGGCGGATCGCCGACAGGACTGCCGACCGGCGACGTTCTTGCGGTTGGCGAAATTTCGCGGATCTAG
- a CDS encoding sigma-70 family RNA polymerase sigma factor — protein sequence MSRTINDIENLIAQISLGDRAAFSELYDFTSAKLLGVCLRVLHERAVAEEAMQDTYIKVWKNADRYASNGLSPMTWLITIARNTAIDRLRAQKPTSDLNDYTDSLASSLPSPETSAVHTSEMQRVTNCLKELDEERSAAIKGAYLDGDSYAELSARFEVPLNTMRTWLRRGLLSLRECMDR from the coding sequence GTGTCCCGGACAATCAACGACATTGAAAATCTGATTGCTCAGATATCGCTGGGGGACCGCGCGGCGTTTTCTGAGCTATATGATTTCACTTCGGCGAAACTTCTTGGGGTCTGCCTTCGTGTGTTGCATGAAAGGGCTGTCGCAGAGGAAGCCATGCAGGACACATATATCAAGGTTTGGAAGAATGCCGATCGGTATGCCAGCAATGGGCTCAGTCCGATGACATGGCTGATCACGATTGCGCGCAATACTGCGATTGACCGGCTGCGGGCACAAAAGCCGACTTCAGATCTGAATGATTATACCGACAGCCTTGCGTCTTCGCTGCCATCGCCTGAAACCTCTGCAGTGCATACTTCCGAGATGCAGCGCGTTACCAATTGCCTGAAGGAACTGGACGAAGAGCGCAGCGCAGCTATAAAGGGTGCCTATCTTGATGGCGACAGCTATGCTGAACTGTCCGCCCGCTTTGAAGTGCCGCTGAATACGATGCGCACCTGGTTGCGCCGCGGCCTGCTTTCCCTGAGGGAGTGCATGGACAGATGA
- a CDS encoding iron-containing alcohol dehydrogenase: MSLITYLTRIHFGAGLLDEALRMECGRLAITRALIVTDKGLMATGLPERVANLLAPDVASVIFDETPQNPTEAATQAGLQLYRDEKCDALLALGGGSAIDLAKAIALTSSHDGPLSQYAVIHGGIAKIMNRLPPLIAIPTTAGTGSEVGRGAIIVLNDHRKLGFISPHLIPDAAICDPELTLTLPPHLTAATGMDALTHCVETYIAAVFNPPADGIAIDGLKRAAANIRQAATDGSQIEPRTQMMAAAMNGALAFQKGLGAVHAMSHALGGLPGRTLHHGMLNAVLLPHVLRFNEPEVGHRYAELKQAMSLPASADLADAISQLTADLGLPTTLSQMNVTRTDLDTAAPLAEQDHTNATNPRKASTADYAMLLSEAF; the protein is encoded by the coding sequence ATGAGCCTCATCACTTATCTGACACGCATCCATTTTGGAGCTGGTCTGCTGGACGAGGCCCTGCGCATGGAATGCGGCCGTCTTGCAATAACCCGCGCCCTGATCGTCACCGACAAGGGCCTGATGGCGACAGGACTGCCTGAACGAGTTGCAAATCTGCTGGCGCCTGACGTGGCCTCTGTCATATTTGACGAAACGCCACAGAACCCGACAGAAGCCGCCACACAGGCCGGACTTCAACTCTACAGGGACGAAAAATGTGATGCGCTGCTGGCTCTGGGCGGCGGCTCCGCCATTGATCTGGCGAAAGCCATTGCCCTGACATCCAGCCATGACGGGCCGCTTTCACAATATGCGGTCATTCACGGCGGCATTGCAAAAATCATGAACCGGCTCCCGCCCCTGATCGCCATACCCACCACCGCTGGCACCGGCTCGGAGGTTGGGCGCGGCGCGATCATCGTGCTGAACGATCATCGCAAGCTGGGTTTCATCAGCCCGCACCTGATTCCGGATGCTGCCATCTGCGACCCGGAACTGACCCTGACACTGCCGCCGCATCTGACCGCTGCCACCGGCATGGATGCGCTGACCCATTGTGTCGAGACCTATATTGCGGCTGTCTTCAACCCGCCGGCGGACGGCATCGCAATTGATGGCCTTAAACGGGCGGCCGCCAATATCAGGCAAGCGGCAACTGACGGCTCGCAGATAGAGCCGCGAACCCAGATGATGGCTGCTGCCATGAACGGTGCGCTGGCATTTCAAAAAGGTCTTGGCGCGGTCCATGCCATGAGCCATGCACTGGGCGGACTGCCGGGCCGCACGCTGCATCATGGCATGCTCAATGCAGTGCTTCTGCCGCATGTCCTGAGGTTCAATGAGCCGGAAGTCGGACACCGCTATGCCGAGTTGAAACAGGCCATGAGTTTGCCAGCTTCAGCTGATCTTGCAGACGCCATTTCACAACTCACTGCCGATCTCGGTCTGCCGACAACGCTGTCGCAAATGAATGTTACCCGAACCGATCTGGATACCGCAGCGCCGCTCGCCGAGCAGGATCACACCAACGCCACCAATCCGCGCAAAGCCAGCACCGCCGACTATGCAATGCTGCTTTCCGAGGCGTTTTAG
- the dhaK gene encoding dihydroxyacetone kinase subunit DhaK: MKKFLNSVDTILSESLAGFASAHSDLVTLDPSGKFIRRNELKPGKVALISGGGSGHEPLHGGFVGFGMLDAACPGQVFTSPTPDQMMEAVAAVDSGAGALFIVKNYEGDVMNFDMGAEMAEGDVLQVITNDDIAVKDSTYTTGRRGVAGTLVVEKVLGAAAEQGLDLAALKALGDEVNGNARSFGVALTSCTVPAAGKPTFDIGEQDMEFGVGIHGEPGRRRDKMRPADDIAEEICGAIIEDMGAASGKPSLLFVNGFGGTPSMELYLMYNSARRIFEQHGITIARSLVGSYVTSLDMAGCSITLVGLDDKTLSYWDAPVHTPGLRWGM; encoded by the coding sequence ATGAAGAAATTTCTGAACAGTGTTGATACGATTTTGAGCGAAAGCCTGGCCGGGTTTGCTTCGGCTCATAGCGACCTTGTGACGCTTGATCCATCGGGGAAATTCATCCGCAGAAATGAGCTGAAACCGGGCAAGGTTGCCCTGATTTCAGGAGGCGGGTCCGGTCATGAACCGCTGCATGGCGGTTTTGTCGGTTTTGGCATGCTCGATGCTGCCTGCCCGGGACAGGTCTTCACCTCGCCGACGCCCGACCAGATGATGGAGGCGGTAGCGGCCGTTGATAGCGGTGCTGGCGCGCTGTTCATCGTCAAGAATTACGAAGGCGATGTGATGAATTTCGACATGGGCGCGGAGATGGCAGAGGGCGACGTGCTGCAAGTCATTACCAATGATGATATTGCCGTTAAAGACAGCACTTACACCACCGGCCGGCGCGGCGTTGCCGGGACGCTGGTGGTGGAAAAAGTGCTGGGCGCTGCCGCCGAGCAGGGGCTTGACCTTGCCGCATTGAAGGCCCTGGGCGATGAGGTGAACGGCAATGCCAGATCTTTCGGTGTGGCGTTGACGAGTTGCACAGTGCCGGCTGCGGGAAAGCCGACATTTGATATCGGCGAGCAGGACATGGAATTTGGCGTCGGCATTCACGGCGAGCCGGGCCGCCGCCGTGACAAAATGCGTCCGGCTGACGATATTGCAGAGGAAATCTGCGGTGCCATCATTGAAGATATGGGTGCGGCATCCGGCAAGCCGTCGCTGCTGTTTGTCAACGGCTTTGGCGGGACACCGTCGATGGAACTCTATCTGATGTACAATTCGGCACGGCGGATTTTCGAACAGCACGGCATTACAATCGCGCGCTCTCTGGTGGGCTCCTATGTCACATCGCTGGATATGGCAGGGTGCTCGATCACGCTGGTCGGTCTGGACGACAAGACCCTGTCCTATTGGGATGCACCGGTGCACACGCCAGGCCTGCGTTGGGGCATGTAG
- the ptsP gene encoding phosphoenolpyruvate--protein phosphotransferase yields MPTPLEFKGQTASEGFAAGPLWMARNEAKLSYQPKDTCEADQQALIDAITQASARTTELIAAAEGDAVDILEFQLAMLEDDTFSSSACDLIEAGLNADVAWREVLDAEIAGYESSDDDYFRARAVDLQDLRDRVLAALTGTDMQTIPQGAIYLADDIAPSLFLSHDWTGGGIALRDGSVTGHVAMLARQRGIPAIVGLGAFESPEAASALLDGDRQSLILAPSEDLISQFKLARQQFSETRKNAEKFADKPARTADGTAIRILVNIADPAEVETIPVTHVDGVGLMRTEFLFALATGLPGEEVQYLAYKKVLDWSAGKPVTIRTVDAGGDKPVDGFTETETNPFLGVRGIRLALKNPEIFRVQIRALLRAAVHGQLKVMLPMVSVPQELDEAILLFEAEAASLAGVGIVHRMPEIGIMVEVPSVAILPDRFCRAAFFSIGSNDLTQYVLAAARDNGQLAYLAKADDPAVLALIGKVAEYGARQGVDVSLCGDAGSDTSVIEKLLATGLTSLSVAASRIGLVKSEIAQIDLRKMP; encoded by the coding sequence ATGCCGACTCCGCTTGAATTCAAGGGCCAGACTGCCAGTGAGGGTTTTGCCGCTGGTCCGTTGTGGATGGCGCGCAATGAAGCAAAGCTGAGCTATCAGCCGAAAGACACTTGTGAGGCTGACCAGCAGGCGCTGATTGACGCGATTACGCAAGCCAGCGCCCGGACAACGGAGTTGATAGCGGCTGCAGAGGGCGATGCCGTCGATATTCTCGAGTTTCAGCTTGCCATGCTGGAAGATGACACGTTTTCCAGCTCGGCCTGTGACCTGATTGAGGCGGGGCTGAATGCCGATGTCGCCTGGCGTGAAGTGCTGGATGCGGAAATCGCCGGATATGAATCCTCAGATGATGATTATTTTCGTGCCCGAGCCGTGGATTTACAGGATCTGCGCGACCGGGTTCTGGCTGCACTGACCGGCACAGATATGCAAACCATTCCGCAAGGTGCGATCTATCTGGCTGACGATATCGCGCCGAGCCTGTTTCTGTCTCATGACTGGACCGGTGGCGGCATTGCCTTGAGGGATGGCAGCGTGACCGGCCATGTGGCCATGCTGGCGCGGCAGCGCGGCATTCCCGCAATTGTCGGTCTTGGTGCATTTGAAAGTCCGGAGGCGGCATCGGCGCTGCTCGACGGTGACCGGCAGTCGTTGATTCTGGCGCCGAGCGAAGACCTCATTTCCCAATTCAAACTGGCCCGGCAGCAATTTTCCGAGACGCGGAAAAACGCCGAGAAATTTGCCGATAAACCGGCCAGAACCGCAGATGGAACCGCAATCCGGATCCTGGTCAATATCGCCGATCCGGCGGAAGTCGAAACCATCCCTGTCACCCATGTCGACGGGGTCGGGCTGATGCGCACCGAATTTCTGTTCGCCCTTGCGACCGGCTTGCCGGGCGAAGAAGTGCAATATCTCGCCTATAAGAAAGTGCTCGACTGGTCAGCGGGGAAACCCGTGACTATCCGCACCGTTGATGCAGGAGGCGACAAGCCGGTTGACGGTTTTACAGAGACCGAAACCAATCCTTTTCTGGGCGTGCGCGGTATTCGCCTTGCGCTGAAGAATCCTGAAATTTTCCGTGTTCAGATTCGTGCCCTGCTGCGGGCTGCAGTCCATGGACAGTTGAAGGTGATGTTGCCGATGGTGTCGGTGCCACAGGAGTTGGACGAGGCTATCCTACTGTTTGAAGCTGAAGCTGCATCTCTGGCCGGTGTCGGTATTGTTCACCGGATGCCCGAAATCGGCATCATGGTTGAAGTGCCTTCGGTGGCGATCCTGCCGGACCGGTTCTGCCGGGCGGCGTTCTTTTCCATCGGCTCCAACGATCTGACGCAATATGTTCTGGCTGCCGCACGCGATAACGGTCAGTTGGCTTATCTGGCGAAGGCGGATGATCCCGCGGTGCTGGCGCTGATCGGCAAAGTGGCAGAATACGGTGCCAGGCAGGGTGTGGATGTGAGCCTGTGCGGCGATGCGGGCAGTGACACATCGGTGATTGAAAAGCTTCTGGCAACGGGTCTCACCAGCCTCTCCGTAGCGGCCTCGCGCATCGGCCTAGTGAAATCCGAGATTGCGCAAATTGACTTGCGCAAAATGCCCTAG
- a CDS encoding HPr family phosphocarrier protein, which translates to MVAQTDIVITHAVGLHARPSVKFTKLAKTFKSMVEVSADDTASWIDAKSIVKVMGMKAPEGTRLHIRAEGDDAQQAVAALHDLVEQNFGESEGESVGKTRADKDVADADSA; encoded by the coding sequence ATGGTTGCGCAGACAGATATCGTCATCACCCATGCAGTTGGGCTGCATGCACGCCCGTCAGTAAAATTCACCAAGCTGGCAAAGACTTTCAAAAGCATGGTTGAAGTGTCGGCGGATGATACGGCCTCATGGATCGATGCCAAGAGCATTGTGAAAGTGATGGGCATGAAAGCGCCGGAGGGGACCAGGCTGCATATTCGCGCCGAAGGTGATGATGCGCAGCAGGCTGTGGCGGCATTGCACGATCTGGTCGAGCAGAATTTCGGCGAATCCGAGGGTGAATCCGTCGGTAAAACCAGGGCAGACAAGGATGTTGCTGATGCCGACTCCGCTTGA
- the dhaM gene encoding dihydroxyacetone kinase phosphoryl donor subunit DhaM has translation MSEAARNVGIVIVSHSPLVAEGTAQMVRQMVGSEVPLAWCGGDPDGGLGTSVEAISEAINKVWSPAGVAVLVDLGGAETNSEMAIEFLGAPKNNSVIICDAPIVEGAIMAATEASGGASLAEVVATAQELSPL, from the coding sequence ATGAGTGAGGCGGCCCGGAATGTCGGGATCGTGATTGTATCGCATTCTCCATTAGTGGCCGAAGGTACTGCCCAGATGGTGCGCCAGATGGTCGGCAGCGAAGTTCCGCTGGCATGGTGCGGGGGCGATCCTGATGGCGGACTTGGCACCAGCGTCGAAGCGATTTCCGAGGCGATCAACAAAGTCTGGTCGCCCGCCGGTGTCGCAGTTCTGGTGGATCTTGGCGGGGCGGAAACAAATTCGGAAATGGCCATCGAGTTTCTCGGCGCACCGAAAAACAACAGCGTCATCATCTGCGATGCGCCAATTGTCGAAGGCGCCATCATGGCGGCGACGGAAGCCTCTGGCGGCGCGTCCCTGGCAGAAGTTGTTGCAACGGCACAGGAGCTCTCACCGCTTTAA